One Ricinus communis isolate WT05 ecotype wild-type chromosome 7, ASM1957865v1, whole genome shotgun sequence genomic region harbors:
- the LOC8286805 gene encoding negative cofactor 2 complex subunit alpha: MAEEENTVETIRPEFPTGRVKKIMKLDKDINKVTSDALFLVSRSTELFLRLLAEKSAEVATEQKRKTIKLDHIRIAVKRHQPTSDFLLDSLPSPTESSDKLAAEKNRSRLIADKPAPPGTRRIDEIFAKSANEAPIQINDN, translated from the coding sequence atggcAGAAGAAGAGAACACAGTAGAGACTATTCGACCCGAATTTCCAACAGGCCGGGTCAAGAAAATCATGAAACTCGACAAAGACATTAACAAAGTCACATCAGATGCTCTGTTTCTCGTCTCCCGATCGACCGAGCTATTTCTCCGGTTGCTTGCTGAGAAATCGGCAGAAGTTGCTACAGAGCAGAAGCGAAAGACTATAAAACTCGATCACATCCGAATCGCTGTAAAGAGGCACCAGCCAACTAGCGATTTCCTTCTTGACTCGCTTCCTTCGCCAACCGAGTCATCAGATAAACTGGCAGCGGAGAAGAATCGTTCTCGTCTCATCGCCGATAAGCCTGCTCCGCCTGGCACTCGCCGGATCGACGAAATCTTTGCTAAATCGGCAAATGAGGCTCCGATTCAGATAAATGATAACTAG
- the LOC8286804 gene encoding transcription and mRNA export factor ENY2 isoform X2: MSRKRASVNRPPMPGADQVDVHSSQELSLQDVINSKLIESGEKERLKELLRERLIDCGWSDEMKDLCRAFMRKKGRNNVTVDDLVHVITPKGRVKAELFQRIRAFLASSI, translated from the exons ATGTCTCGCAA GAGGGCTTCTGTGAACCGTCCTCCAATGCCTGGTGCAGACCAAGTTGATGTTCATTCAAGCCAAGAGCTCAGCCTTCAAGACGTCATCAATAGCaag TTAATTGAGAGcggagagaaagagagattaAAGGAGCTTTTGAGGGAAAGGCTCATAGATTGTGGTTGGAGTGATGAAATGAAAGATCTTTGcag GGCTTTTATGAGGAAGAAAGGAAGGAACAATGTAACAGTGGATGACCTTGTACATGTCATTACTCCAAAAGGCAGAG TGAAGGCGGAATTGTTTCAGAGAATTAGAGCTTTCCTTGCTTCATCTATTTGA
- the LOC8286804 gene encoding transcription and mRNA export factor ENY2 isoform X1, whose product MSRKRASVNRPPMPGADQVDVHSSQELSLQDVINSKLIESGEKERLKELLRERLIDCGWSDEMKDLCRAFMRKKGRNNVTVDDLVHVITPKGRASVPDTVKAELFQRIRAFLASSI is encoded by the exons ATGTCTCGCAA GAGGGCTTCTGTGAACCGTCCTCCAATGCCTGGTGCAGACCAAGTTGATGTTCATTCAAGCCAAGAGCTCAGCCTTCAAGACGTCATCAATAGCaag TTAATTGAGAGcggagagaaagagagattaAAGGAGCTTTTGAGGGAAAGGCTCATAGATTGTGGTTGGAGTGATGAAATGAAAGATCTTTGcag GGCTTTTATGAGGAAGAAAGGAAGGAACAATGTAACAGTGGATGACCTTGTACATGTCATTACTCCAAAAGGCAGAG CCTCTGTTCCTGATACAGTGAAGGCGGAATTGTTTCAGAGAATTAGAGCTTTCCTTGCTTCATCTATTTGA
- the LOC8286803 gene encoding mitochondrial import receptor subunit TOM20, protein MDFTQEDFDRFLTFEHARKSAETAYAKDPLDSDNLTKWGGSLIELSQFHPLQDAKRMLTEAISKLEEALVINPVKAETLWYIGNANTSFAFLTPDLTVAEGYFSKAADYFQQAVDADPSNELYRKSLEVTAKAPELHMEIHKQGVDEQAMGAGPAGASASSNSKVSNKNKKSSDFRYDIFGWVILAVGIVTWVGMAKTQIPPPTPK, encoded by the exons ATGGATTTCACTCAAGAAGACTTCGATCGCTTCCTTACATTCGAGCATGCTCGAAAATCCGCTGAAACTGCCTATGCCAAGGACCCTCTAGACTCTGAC AATCTGACTAAGTGGGGTGgatcattaattgaattatcGCAATTCCACCCTCTTCAGGATGCAAAAAGAATGTTAACCG AGGCGATTTCGAAGTTAGAGGAGGCATTGGTTATAAATCCGGTGAAGGCTGAGACTTTATGGTATATAGGGAATGCAAATacttcttttgcatttttgaCTCCTGACCTTACTGTGGCAGAGGGTTATTTTAGTAAAGCAGCTGATTATTTCCAACAAGCTGTCGACGcg GACCCGAGCAATGAGCTCTACCGCAAGTCCTTAGAAGTCACTGCAAAG GCACCAGAGTTGCATATGGAGATCCATAAGCAGGGAGTTGATGAACAGGCTATGGGTGCAGGTCCTGCAGGAGCTTCTGCATCTTCAAATTCAAAG GTTTCaaacaagaataaaaagaGCAGTGATTTCAGATATGACATTTTCGGATGGGTAATCCTTGCGGTTGGAATTGTTACATGGGTGGGAATGGCGAAAACCCAAATTCCTCCTCCTACGCCGAAATAA
- the LOC8286802 gene encoding cytochrome P450 78A5: protein MQSFHDQRPSLATHKPFSFSFHSLKNLQMKSSMLVYLFFLLFALATAYQTQCPLIMLLFSLFFTLFAVSLNYWLVPGGFAWRDHRHHHGKLVGPVGWPILGFLPHMGSLAHRKLATMATSLGANKLMAFSLGTTRVVISSHPDTAKEILSGSSFSDRPIKESARLLMFERAIGFAPSGNYWRNLRRIAANYMFSPRRISGLEPLRQLLADEMVVTISKEMEERGVVVLRKILQKASLSNVLESVFGSSYACLEKEEELLTSMVKEGYELITKLNLEDYFPLRFLDFYGVKRRCYKLACKVNNIVGQIVRERKISAKQNGFSGGNDFLSALLYLPEQEELSEADMVPVLWEMIFRGTDTVAIILEWSMARIVMHQDIQARAQQELDRCIGRNRRMQDSDIPNLPYLQAIVKEVLRLHPPGPLLSWARLAIQDVHVDKIFIPAGTTAMVNMWAITHDPSIWKDPLEFNPDRFLEEDVAIMGSDLRLAPFGSGRRVCPGKALGLATVHLWLGRLLQQYKWLPTVQPVDLSECLKLSLEMKKPLVCRAVHR, encoded by the exons ATGCAATCTTTCCATGACCAACGTCCATCTCTAGCTACACATAAaccctttagctttagctttcACTCCCTTAAAAATCTTCAAATGAAGTCTTCCATGCTAGTCTACCTCTTTTTCTTACTCTTTGCTTTAGCAACAGCTTATCAAACTCAATGCCCTCTCATTATGCTTCTCTTCTCATTGTTTTTCACTCTCTTTGCTGTTTCTTTGAACTACTGGCTCGTTCCTGGTGGCTTTGCATGGAGAGATCATCGCCACCATCATGGAAAGCTTGTAGGTCCAGTTGGATGGCCTATTCTTGGCTTCTTACCTCACATGGGTTCACTTGCTCATCGCAAATTAGCCACCATGGCTACCTCATTAGGTGCAAATAAACTTATGGCATTCAGTTTAGGCACAACTCGTGTAGTTATCAGTAGCCATCCTGATACAGCTAAAGAAATCCTTTCTGGGTCTTCTTTTTCTGATCGTCCTATAAAAGAATCAGCTCGTTTATTAATGTTTGAACGTGCCATTGGTTTTGCTCCTTCTGGTAATTACTGGAGAAACCTACGCAGAATAGCTGCAAATTACATGTTTTCTCCTAGGAGAATCTCTGGTCTAGAGCCATTAAGGCAACTTTTGGCTGATGAAATGGTGGTCACAATAAGCAAAGAGATGGAGGAAAGAGGAGTTGTAGtcttgagaaaaatattacaaaaggCTTCCTTAAGTAATGTACTAGAGAGTGTGTTTGGGAGTAGTTATGCTTGTTTAGAGAAGGAGGAGGAGTTATTAACTTCAATGGTTAAAGAAGGATACGAGTTAATCACTAAGTTAAATTTAGAGGATTATTTTCCTTTAAGGTTTTTGGACTTTTATGGTGTGAAAAGAAGATGCTATAAGTTGGCATGTAAGGTTAATAATATTGTAGGTCAAATtgtgagagagagaaaaataagtgCAAAGCAGAATGGCTTTAGTGGTGGAAATGACTTTCTCAGTGCTTTGTTATATTTGCCTGAACAGGAGGAGCTAAGTGAAGCAGATATGGTACCTGTTTTATGG GAAATGATATTCCGAGGAACAGACACAGTTGCCATAATTCTCGAGTGGAGCATGGCTAGAATAGTTATGCACCAAGATATCCAAGCAAGAGCTCAGCAAGAGCTCGACAGGTGCATTGGTCGCAACCGGCGCATGCAAGATTCCGACATCCCTAATCTTCCCTACCTACAAGCCATTGTGAAAGAAGTACTAAGATTGCACCCTCCTGGCCCGCTGCTCTCTTGGGCCCGCCTCGCCATCCAAGATGTCCATGTCGACAAAATCTTTATCCCAGCTGGCACTACAGCAATGGTCAACATGTGGGCCATAACTCATGACCCGTCAATATGGAAGGACCCATTAGAGTTCAACCCCGACCGGTTCTTGGAAGAGGATGTGGCAATAATGGGCTCAGATTTGAGGCTTGCACCATTCGGGTCAGGGCGAAGGGTATGTCCAGGTAAGGCACTAGGCTTAGCCACAGTGCACCTATGGCTCGGGCGGCTTCTCCAACAATACAAATGGTTACCTACTGTGCAGCCTGTGGATCTATCTGAATGCTTAAAGCTATCTCTTGAAATGAAAAAGCCGCTAGTCTGTCGCGCGGTTCATCGATAG